In Halobacteriovorax marinus SJ, the following proteins share a genomic window:
- a CDS encoding Hpt domain-containing protein: protein MSLLNDPSMKEVVDEFCDESAKLFDELEEILEEFEDDPSQTEKLEQFGQIIDRVMGSAKTIGADEIATFCELGKVIGYKSSQVSDEALLEVVCAIMFDSLELLKKMIKQIKEGNTSSLEQTSSKAFITRLKWLKEKFNDIERSSCAADPDGNLSQTSIDDLMSSLGL from the coding sequence ATGAGCTTATTAAATGATCCTTCAATGAAAGAAGTTGTTGATGAATTTTGTGATGAATCAGCGAAACTCTTTGATGAACTAGAAGAGATTCTAGAAGAATTTGAAGACGATCCTTCACAAACAGAAAAGCTCGAACAATTTGGACAAATCATAGATAGAGTTATGGGTTCAGCTAAGACTATAGGAGCTGATGAAATAGCAACATTCTGTGAACTAGGAAAAGTTATAGGTTATAAATCAAGTCAAGTCTCAGATGAAGCCTTACTTGAAGTAGTTTGTGCCATAATGTTTGACTCTCTTGAACTGCTTAAGAAAATGATTAAGCAGATAAAAGAAGGAAACACGTCGAGTCTTGAGCAAACAAGCTCAAAGGCATTCATCACTAGACTTAAGTGGCTTAAAGAAAAATTTAACGATATAGAGCGCTCTTCTTGTGCTGCTGATCCAGATGGCAATCTCTCTCAAACATCAATTGATGACCTGATGAGTAGCCTTGGATTATAA
- a CDS encoding chemotaxis protein CheX, which produces MTNQSNFLTFSKPFIDAAKNVFETMVFTKLDPQKPMVKTDSVSKGDISAVLGLNGEVEVDGEQKPYRAMLVISWPYDTYFKVASAMLMDTFTEYNDEIADVGGEICNMIMGNAKRDLATQGYTSNMAIPSMIEGSNHQIKYPAGTTVILIPIKSAHGDMYIELCYSQA; this is translated from the coding sequence ATGACTAATCAAAGTAATTTTTTAACATTCTCAAAGCCGTTTATAGATGCAGCAAAGAATGTTTTTGAAACCATGGTCTTTACAAAGCTAGACCCTCAAAAACCAATGGTAAAAACGGATAGTGTCTCCAAAGGAGATATCTCAGCAGTTCTTGGGCTAAACGGTGAAGTGGAAGTAGATGGCGAACAAAAGCCTTATAGGGCAATGCTTGTTATCTCTTGGCCATATGATACATACTTTAAGGTAGCTAGTGCTATGCTTATGGATACTTTCACTGAATATAACGATGAGATTGCGGATGTTGGTGGAGAAATTTGTAATATGATAATGGGTAACGCTAAAAGAGATTTAGCGACTCAAGGTTATACATCTAATATGGCGATTCCTTCAATGATAGAGGGCTCTAATCATCAAATCAAGTACCCTGCAGGAACGACTGTAATTTTAATACCAATCAAGTCGGCCCATGGTGATATGTATATCGAACTCTGTTACTCACAGGCCTAA
- a CDS encoding metallophosphoesterase — MRFLRKNKIEKTILVISDIHLGAGVVVNGRRNYLEDFHFDEELVDFLDYYSSGDYLNREVELIINGDLFDLLAVPFVNYFDDEFWSEKAALSKFEMIIKAHREVIDALNNFVSHKNNKLVYIIGNHDAEFVFESLRNRFYELFEDKNKERVEIQLNNNGEYIPTPGVVLKHGHEYELAHHFHPVKSIVESESGEKYFLPPWGSYYVTRVINKFKEERDHVNAVRPIRKFIINGLIYDTFFTLRFLFATSYYFIMVRSIYLFKQERSLKKMYKHCMNELELFKDYETMTMDFFKERPEVKCLIVGHTHDPSFRSFTDGGIFINTGTWTRMYNLDFGKNQSGEQLSFAQVDILDREKETYDINLNNWKGRTELPFEEFS, encoded by the coding sequence ATGAGATTCCTTCGAAAGAATAAAATCGAAAAAACTATTCTTGTCATTTCTGATATTCATCTTGGTGCAGGAGTTGTAGTCAATGGAAGAAGAAACTACCTTGAAGATTTTCACTTTGATGAAGAGCTTGTCGATTTTCTAGATTATTATTCCTCTGGCGATTATCTAAATAGGGAAGTTGAATTAATTATTAATGGGGACCTCTTTGATCTTCTTGCCGTACCATTTGTAAATTACTTTGATGATGAGTTTTGGAGTGAAAAGGCCGCTCTTAGTAAATTCGAAATGATTATAAAGGCCCACAGGGAAGTTATTGATGCCCTTAATAACTTTGTTTCTCATAAGAATAATAAATTAGTTTATATTATTGGAAACCATGATGCTGAGTTTGTCTTTGAGTCTCTTAGAAATAGGTTTTATGAACTCTTTGAAGATAAGAATAAAGAGCGTGTAGAGATTCAATTGAATAATAACGGAGAGTATATTCCTACTCCAGGTGTTGTCTTAAAACACGGTCATGAATATGAACTGGCGCACCACTTTCATCCTGTGAAGTCTATTGTTGAATCAGAGAGTGGTGAGAAGTATTTTCTTCCTCCTTGGGGATCTTACTATGTGACCAGAGTGATCAATAAATTTAAAGAAGAACGTGATCATGTAAATGCAGTTAGGCCGATTCGAAAATTCATTATTAATGGTTTAATCTATGACACTTTCTTTACTCTTAGATTTCTCTTTGCCACTAGTTATTACTTTATAATGGTTCGATCTATCTATCTTTTTAAACAAGAGAGAAGTTTAAAAAAGATGTATAAGCATTGTATGAATGAACTCGAATTATTCAAAGATTATGAAACTATGACTATGGACTTCTTTAAAGAGAGACCAGAAGTAAAATGCTTAATTGTAGGTCATACTCATGACCCTAGTTTCAGGTCGTTCACAGATGGTGGTATTTTCATTAATACTGGTACTTGGACTAGAATGTATAATTTAGACTTTGGAAAGAACCAGTCAGGAGAGCAACTCTCATTTGCCCAAGTTGATATTTTAGATAGAGAAAAAGAAACTTATGATATTAATTTGAATAATTGGAAGGGGAGGACAGAGCTCCCCTTTGAAGAATTTTCTTAA